A window from Littorina saxatilis isolate snail1 linkage group LG9, US_GU_Lsax_2.0, whole genome shotgun sequence encodes these proteins:
- the LOC138975149 gene encoding uncharacterized protein: MSAPIEFITRRFVQAVKTGEDTRKLRAILEMSTKEDLMNWTDEHGLDLLHHSILLENAEAADFLLKQGYFVRPYQPNLDLYLHLAALLGNRALVTVLMQHRPDDFRVAEQPLLLPPGFALPSKQPETPIGKLSVPSTPRRPMSPSRNAESVSNKHSTATSRTSSKKSSASTSPSRSPDASINKIPKALTPRIPTTPGRRPESGGDSAANRRSAKVTSPYIDGLITDGSKSSKMTPLEVAARARNIDCVRVLLDLCILRAHPDAPSKGYMTLAALANCPPAMTLVIKCTKEDKTTAEDFKGAVETCVQRALPECLDLLLGNVPNKLDPKTLFKQINFFHVLYTFSATYGKGTYGRLPEVTRVLIRRGHDVSAKIPPRTYPLYTLLTHSFCYHDYSYTQHYVECLKILLQSGANPNFDEVEFEKRLLQQKGIKFVAGRNAYASALHCLLETVETYATSLSSKALAVRFVEDCAEVLVSHKADIAKVGRIGDARSDLQGTVLHQYAKSSVTLGVNKSILQCILRFGAEPDVKVNGKYAINVYFDKLFEKLALCQVVDTRHQYEDDVNLMTEVLCRFMSSSHIKEAVLFFKRSHGRATSEQVKYYVQRVQRDLEERSRQVRSLQSQVARRIWKLCGEQPEVVRDLPVKVELKTLILPFL; encoded by the exons atgtCGGCGCCCATCGAGTTCATCACTCGACGCTTCGTGCAGGCGGTGAAGACGGGGGAAGACACACGCAAGCTGCGCGCCATCTTGGAGATGAGCACCAAGGAAGACCTGATGAACTGGACTGACGAGCATGGTCTGGACCTTTTGCACCATAGCATTCTGCTCGAGAACGCCGAGGCCGCGGATTTCTTGTTGAAGCAGGGCTACTTCGTGAGACCCTACCAGCCCAACCTTGACCTCTACCTTCACCTGGCAGCGTTGCTGGGCAACAGAGCCCTAGTCACGGTGCTTATGCAGCATCGACCTGACGACTTCAGAGTGGCAGAACagcccctcctcctcccccccggCTTCGCCCTCCCCTCCAAGCAACCAGAGACCCCGATCGGCAAGCTCAGCGTGCCGTCAACGCCTAGAAGACCCATGAGCCCGAGCCGTAACGCAGAATCTGTGAGCAACAAACATTCCACAGCTACGAGCCGAACGTCGTCCAAAAAATCATCAGCATCCACATCCCCTAGTCGTAGCCCAGACGCGTCAATCAACAAAATCCCTAAGGCCTTAACTCCCAGAATCCCCACAACGCCAGGTCGAAGACCGGAGAGTGGCGGGGACTCTGCAGCCAACAGGCGCAGCGCTAAAGTGACGTCACCCTACATCGACGGATTGATCACCGACGGTTCCAAGTCGTCGAAGATGACGCCACTGGAGGTAGCGGCACGTGCGCGTAACATTGACTGCGTGCGCGTGCTGCTGGACCTGTGCATACTAAGGGCACACCCTGACGCTCCCAGCAAGGGCTACATGACTCTGGCTGCCCTGGCGAACTGCCCTCCCGCCATGACTCTGGTTATCAAG TGCACGAAGGAGGACAAGACCACAGCGGAAGACTTCAAGGGGGCCGTGGAGACGTGCGTGCAGCGCGCCCTGCCAGAGTGTCTCGACCTGTTGCTAGGCAACGTGCCCAACAAACTTGACCCCAAAACTCTCTTCAAGCAGATCAACTTCTTCCACGTGCTCTACACGTTCAGCGCCACGTACGGTAAGGGGACGTACGGTCGTCTACCCGAGGTCACCCGGGTACTGATCAGGAGGGGTCATGACGTCAGCGCCAAGATCCCTCCCCGCACCTACCCGCTGTACACGCTGCTGACGCACTCCTTCTGTTACCATGACTACAGCTACACGCAGCACTACGTGGAGTGCCTCAAGATCCTGCTGCAATCGGGTGCTAACCCCAACTTTGATGAG GTGGAGTTCGAGAAGCGACTGCTGCAGCAGAAGGGGATCAAGTTCGTGGCAGGGAGGAACGCTTACGCCTCCGCCCTGCACTGCTTGCTGGAGACAGTAGAGACATACGCCACTTCGCTGTCCTCCAAGGCCCTCGCCGTGCGATTCGTTGAGGACTGTGCAGAGGTCCTCGTCAGTCACAAAGCCGACATCgccaag GTGGGGAGAATCGGTGACGCAAGGAGCGATCTCCAAGGTACCGTGTTACACCAGTACGCCAAGAGCAGCGTCACGCTGGGGGTCAACAAGTCCATCCTACAGTGCATCCTCCGCTTCGGCGCAGAGCCTGACGTCAAAGTAAAC GGCAAGTACGCAATCAACGTGTACTTTGACAAGCTGTTCGAGAAGCTGGCTCTGTGCCAAGTGGTGGACACACGTCATCAGTACGAAGATGACGTCAACCTGATGACGGAGGTTCTCTGCCGCTTTATGTCGTCATCTCACATCAAGGAAGCCGTCCTCTTCTTCAAGAGAAGTCATGGCCGAGCTACGTCTGAACAG gtgaAGTACTACGTGCAGCGCGTGCAACGAGACTTGGAGGAGCGGTCACGTCAAGTGCGGTCACTGCAGAGTCAGGTTGCCCGGAGGATATGGAAACTGTGTGGCGAGCAGCCCGAGGTAGTCCGGGACTTGCCCGTCAAGGTGGAGCTCAAAACTCTCATACTGCCTTTCCTGTAG
- the LOC138976694 gene encoding LOW QUALITY PROTEIN: uncharacterized protein (The sequence of the model RefSeq protein was modified relative to this genomic sequence to represent the inferred CDS: substituted 12 bases at 12 genomic stop codons), with protein MSEEIDLVKIAPLLGTGLXCHVVKIAPLLGTGLXCHVFQIPPLLGTGLXCHVVKIAPLLGTVLXCHVVKIAPLLGTGLXCHVVNIPPLLGTGLXCHVVKIAPLLGTGLXCHVVKIAPLLGTGLXCHVVNIPPLLGTGLXCHVVKIAPLLGTGLXCHVVKIAPLLGTGLXCHVVKIAPLLGTGLXCHVVKIAPLLGTGL; from the exons atgtctgaagagaTTGATTTAG TAAAGATAGCCCCCTTGCTGgggactggcctataatgtcacgtagTAAAGATAGCCCCCTTGCTGgggactggcctataatgtcacgtgtttcagataCCCCCCTTGCTGgggactggcctataatgtcacgtagTAAAGATAGCCCCCTTGCTGGGGACTGTCCTATAATGTCACGTAGTAAAGATAGCCCCCTTGCTGgggactggcctataatgtcacgtagTAAATATACCCCCCTTGCTGgggactggcctataatgtcacgtagTAAAGATAGCCCCCTTGCTGgggactggcctataatgtcacgtagTAAAGATAGCCCCCTTGCTGgggactggcctataatgtcacgtagTAAATATACCCCCCTTGCTGgggactggcctataatgtcacgtagTAAAGATAGCCCCCTTGCTGgggactggcctataatgtcacgtagTAAAGATAGCCCCCTTGCTGgggactggcctataatgtcacgtagTAAAGATAGCCCCCTTGCTGgggactggcctataatgtcacgtggtaAAGATAGCCCCCTTGCTGgggactggcctataa